AGGAGGAGGACCTAGTGTTTATGTTCATGGATCTGAAAAACTCAACGACGATATGCGAAGAACTGGGAAACGTTAAGTACAGTAACTTCATCAGGGACTATTACAAGCTCCTCTCCAACTGCTGCGAAGAAAACCAGGGTGAAATTTACCAGATTGCCGGTGATGGAGCATTCCTCACCTGGAAAACAGCCGCCTGCAAGCACAAGGCTAGACCCCTAAACTGTTTCTTCGATTTCAAGGACGCCCTGTTCCATACCCAGAGAAAATTCCTCAAACGTTACGGCGTCGCTCCAGATTTCAAGGCAGCAGTCCATTGCGGGAAAGTAATTTCCACGGAAGTAGGCAACTTCGGTAGCGAAATGGCTTATCATGGGGACGTACTCAACACCACCTCCAGAATTCAATCCCTCTGTACCAAACTTGGTCAGGATTTCCTTATTTCAGAGGATTTTTTCGCTCAGTTACCCCTTCCCCTCCCCCACAGATTCATCTGCACCAAGGCTGGATCATTTGAATTAAAGGGAAAAAAGAACGCAATTATGATTTTTTCTCTGCAAATCCCTTGACAACCTGAATTTTTATTTCTAACATTGGGTCACCTCGCGGGAATAGCTCAGTTGGTAGAGCACGACCTTGCCAAGGTCGGGGTCGAGGGTCCGAGTCCCTTTTCCCGCTCTAAAAAAGAAAGAACACCACTAAAGTGGTGTTTTTCTTTTTTTAGAAGTAGAGAAAGGGAATCAAGCACCCTCGAAGAGGGGGCGGCAGTAGCGCCCGAGGCGAGTGCTGTAAAAATCTATTTATAGATTTTTATTGCCGAGCCGACCAAGCGGACGCCGAAGGCGTCAATATTTTTCTTATGCACGAAGTGCGAAAAGGAAAATAATGAGCTTTAAGCGAAGCGATAAGCCCTTTAGGGTGAGTGAGCAGCCCTGCGAAGCAGGGTGACTGCGAACGAACATTCCCTTTTCCACCCCGAGCCTTTTTTCATTTTACCGCAAGAACAGACTCGGGGCCGAAGACCCCTTGGGGTCGAGGGCGCACTTGCGACAATTTCCAAATTTTTCTAAATTAGCGCCCCTATGAATCCGAATGGCGCAATTATTGTTCAAAGTAACATGGAAATTATGGTGGAAGTGGACGCTCCCACCTACGAAGCAGCTCGTGACGCAATCGCTCCTTTCACCGAACTGGTGAAGAGCCCCGAGCATCTACACACTTACAAGATCAGCCCCCTTAGCCTGTGGAATGCCGCATCTACCGGCCTCCGCGCAAAAGAAGTTTTGGAACGCCTGGAAAGCCAGAGCCGTTACCCCATTCCCCAGACCGTCATTACCGAAGTGGAAGACTACATGGGTCGCTACGGCCTCCTCCGCATGAAGAAGGATGACGGAGACAACTTGATCGTAGAATCCGACGACAAGTTCATGTTTACGGAAATCTGCAAGCTGAAAGAAGTGGAGCCTTACATCAAGGAATTTATCGACGACACCCACGCCATCGTGGATCCTGAACGCCGCGGTCACCTGAAGATGGCTCTTACCAACGCAGGCTTCCCGGTGGAAGACCTGGCTGGCTACACCGTGGGCGATCCCTTGCCCATCAAACTCCGCGACACCATGCTTTCCGGCAAGGAATTCAAGCTCCGCGACTACCAGAAGGAAGCAGCCCAGGTGTTCTACGCCTCCGGTTCCGAGAAGGGCGGTTCCGGCGTTATCGTATTGCCCTGCGGTTCCGGCAAGACAGTCATCGGCATTGCCACCATGGCCTTGATCCAGACCAAGACATTGATCTTGACACCGAATATTTCCGCATCCCGCCAGTGGATTCGCGAAATCTGCGACAAGACAGATCTGACTCCCGACATGGTGAAGGAATACTCCGGCGAAGTAAAGGAAATCGGCCCCGTTACCGTAGCCACCTACCAGATTCTCACTCAGCGCAAACGCGCCAAGAAGGCTAACGAGGAAGTCACCGAAATCGACCTGGAAGAAGGTTCCGAAGAAGAAGTGAAGAAGGAACTGGCCAACTTCCCGCTGTTCAGCCAGCAGAAGTGGGGCCTCATGATTTACGACGAAGTCCACCTGCTTCCCGCCCCGGTGTTCCGCCTGAGTACCGAAATGCAGGCCACCCGCCGTTTGGGACTTACAGCAACCCTCGTTCGTGAAGACCACAAGGAAACAGAAGTATTCAGTCTGATAGGTCCTAAAAAATACGACATTCCTTGGCGCATTCTTGAAGCCCAGGGCTGGATTGCCACTGCAGACTGTAACGAAATCCGCATCCCTCTGGAAGCGGAAATGAAGATGAAGTACGCCCTGGCTCCCGTCCGCGAAAAGATTACTCTTGCTAGCTGCAATCCCGAAAAGACGGACATCGTGCAACGCCTGCTGAAGTATTACGACAAGCCGGACGATCGCGTCCTGATTATCGGTCAGTACATCGAACAGCTGGAAAACCTTTCCAAGGTGCTGGACATTCCTCTCATTACGGGTAAGACGCCCAACAAGGAACGCGACGTACTTTACGCCAAATTCCGTGATGGTACCCTGAAAAACCTGATGGTATCCAAGGTAGGTAACTTCGCTATCGACCTTCCCGACGCCAACGTGCTAATCCAGATTTCCGGTACATTCGGTAGCCGTCAGGAAGAAGCGCAGCGTCTCGGTCGAGTGCTCCGTCCCAAGAGCGACGGAGGTGCTGCACATTTCTACAGCATCGTGACTCAGGATTCCAAGGAACAGGAATTTGCCATGAACCGTCAGCTGTTCCTGACTGAACAGGGCTATGCCTACAAGATCATCAAGCGCGGAGACTGGGACATCCTTTGCCGCACACCTGAAGAGCTTGCCGCTAGACAGTAACAAACATTTCGTTTTTGTTACATACGTTTAAGTCCTGGTTTTTTCCAGGACTTTTTCGTTATTATCCCCCATCATTTTTTCGCTTTATTCCTTTTTTATATATCTTTGTGATGTAAGAAAAAGAGGTTTTTTTGAGCCAGCAAAAGATTAACGGAAAAACCGAAACACTCTGTATTTTCGGTTATCCCGTCGGACACAGCAAATCCCCGCTAATGCACAATGCACTTTTCGATGCGCTGGGCATTAATGCGGCTTATCTGCCCTACGCTCCCGAGCCAGAAAATCTGGCCGAAGCCATCAAGGGTTTCCGCGCGCTTCGTTTTAGAGGGGCAAACGTCACTATTCCCTACAAGACTCCCGTTATGGATCTGGTGGATGAACTATCAGACATTTCCCGCTTTACCGGCAGCGTAAACACTCTGTACTGGAAGGACGGCAATGTAGGAGGCATCCTGTGCGGAACTACAACAGACCCCTATGGCTGTATCCGCAACCTGGAAGAATTTGGAGTCACACCCCAGAACACCACCATCGCCCTCCTTGGAAACGGCGGCGCAGCAAAGGCAATCGCCTACGCCCTGGTAGAAATGGGAAACCAGGTAACAATCGTCTGCAGAAACCTGGACAAGGGCTTGGCACTGTCAGACAGCCTTAACAAGTTTTTTGACGGGCGAGCAAAGGAAGTCCAGGCGGTGACCTTCCAGGACTTTTATGCGGTCTCTCCCGACATCAACATCATTATCAATGCGACATCCGTAGGGATGACACCCAACGTAGATGAGTCTCCCCTAACGATGAAGGACCTGCACAGTCACCAGACGGTGTGCGACATCGTGTACACCCCCCTATGCACCAAGCTTCTGCAGATGGCAGAAGAAAAGGGATGCAAGATCGTGACTGGCGAAGGCATGCTGGTCCACCAGGGTATTGAAAGTTTCCGCAAGTGGTTCCCCAAGGAAACTCAAGACAAGACAAATGACGAACTGGCCGCTATTATGCGCAAAGGAATGCAAGGTTAATTTATGAAGCACATCTTTTTTACCGGATTCATGGCTAGCGGAAAATCCCGTACCGGCAGAGCTCTTGCAGATCGTTTGCACCGTCCCTATGTAGACACTGACGCAGTCATTGTAGAACGCGCTGGCAAGACCATCAGTGAAATTTTCGAGCAGGACGGGGAACCCAAGTTCCGCGAAATGGAACGTGAAGTGGTTGCCGAATTCGCCTGCAAGGAAGAACCTCATGTAATTTCCCTCGGTGGAGGCGCTCTGACCCAGGCAGCAAACCTGAAGGTGATTCGTGAAAATGGAACCATCATTCGTCTATGGGCAAAACCGGAAGTACTCTCCGAACGAATCGGCCGCAAGAATACTCGTCCCCTGCTGGCAAACCTCAGCGACGAGGAACGTCTTGAAAAAATCAAGCAGATGCTGAAGGAACGTGAACCCAATTACGCACACGCGGATTTCAGCGTTGAAAGTTCCAATGAATTTACTGAAGAACATGTCATCGAGAAGATTCTTCACATTTTGAACTTCTGGGAAAATCATGCTCTGGATGTATTGCCCAGTAGTGGCGGACGTTATCCCATCTTCATCGGCAAGAACATCGTATCCGACGTGGGTGTCATGCTGGAAGGTTTACGCCTGACCCCGAAATACGAATTCCTCGTCTGTACAGATACAAACATCGCAAAGGCCCAGAGCCGCACTCTTGGAGATTTGCGCAATCAGGCAGGACGCTGCCCCGTGTTCAAGTTCCAGGCTGGAGAAAAGAATAAGACCCTCCATAACCTGAATCAGCTTTATAGTTTTATGCTGCACCGCGGTTACACCCGCAAAAGCTGCCTCTTGCAGTTTAGCGGTGGCGTCGTAGGCGATATGGCAGGCTTCGGTGCCGCCACCTACCAGCGAGGCATACCCTTCATCCAGTTCCCCACCACCCTTCTTTCCATGGTGGATAGTTCTGTTGGCGGGAAGGTTGCGGTGAATCATCCCGAAGGCAAGAATATGATTGGCGCATTCTACCAGCCGGAAGCGGTAGTCTGCGACATGGCCGTTCTTAGCACTTTGCCCGAAAATGAGTACCTGGCAGGGCTTGCCGAAATTGTAAAGTACGGCGTAATTTATGACGAAGAATTTTTCCGATACATGGAAGACCACGTTGCCGAAATCAAGGCCCACAATCTGGACGTTCTGAAGCACCTGATTTACCGCAGCTGTGCTATTAAGGCGGAAGTCGTCGGCATTGACGAAAAGGAAGCGGGTCTCCGCGCAATTCTCAACTACGGTCATACCTTCGGCCACGCCATTGAAAACTTGACGCACTACACCACCTACACTCATGGCATCGCCGTTAGCCTGGGTATGCGAGTCGCCGCACGCGCATCCGTACTTCTGGGAATGATCACCAAGGAAGAGGAAGCACGTCACAATAAACTTATGGATGATCTGGGATTCCCCACTACCTACAACATCAATGTAGATGCCGCATGGGATGCCATGGCCGTTGATAAGAAGGCAGAAAAGGGAACCCGTGTCTACATTCTCCCCACCAAGATTGGTGCAGTGAAGAAAGTGACCAATATTGACAAGCAGATTGTGGCACAATCTTGGGAAGCAATTAGAGGTTAATTATGAGTATTCTTGTTACTGGCGGAACAGGCGCACTTGGTTACCACATTCTTTCTAGCTTATGCGGAACCTCCCACGACCTTTACAGTTTTAGTGATGAACAGCCGCAGCCCTGGCAAAAAGTGGAGGGTGCCAGCTATTTAAACGGCGATCTTCTTAATTTCAAGGATGTCCTTGAAATGCTCCAGAAGGTAAACCCCACCCACATTTACCATCTGGCAAGCCAGTCTTCCGTTGGCCTCAGCTATATGAAGCCCAACGAAACATTGAACATCAACCTGATGGGAACTCAGAACCTCCTGGAAGCAGCACGACAAGTCTGTCCAAAAGCAAAGATCATGCTGCTTAGCTCCAGCGAAATCTATGGCCGCACCGAAAAGAACTTGACCTACCTCCATAAGGAAGTGGATCCTCCTAATCCTCTTACCCCCTATGCAACATCCAAGGCCTGCATGGAGCTTCTAGGCAATCAGTTCCGCAACGCCAACGGCTTGCATGTGGTATTTGTTCGCCCCTTCTATTTTACCGGACCTCACCATAGTCGTCGTTTTGTAATTCCGTCCATCGCCTACCAGCTGGTGAAAATCAAGTATTATGGCGCAGAACCGATCATCTATTCCGGTAGCCTGGATGTCAGCCGAGACATCATCGACGTCCGCGATGTTGCCCGCGGTATGATCCAAATTCTCAATCAGGCCGATTCCGGTGAAGTATACAACCTTTGCTGCGGCAAGTCCTACACCATTCGAGAAGTAGTCGAAATGATGGTGGATATCGCAGACGTAAGCGTGGACTTCCGTTTTGATCCAGGTTACGAACGTCGTAACGAAATTCCCCTGCTGATCGGAGATCCTTCCAAGGTTATGGACATTGGCTGGAAACCTATGATCAGCATGGAAGATAGTCTAACAGACCTTTTCAATGAAATGGTCTTGCGTCGCCGTATTGAACTGAAAATGGGCATGGGAAAGGATCTGCGCCTGTAATGGTAAAGAACATCAAGACATTGCTGTTCACGCTGCTATTTATGGCAACATCCGTCCTTGCCGTAGATGTGGTTGCACCCAAAGGCAGTCCCCGGGGGACTACCGTAGACGACTTTATGCCCCACCCCATTTCCACCAAGGAATTTAACGAGACCTGGAGTTACCAGTTCGTATTTGACAACGGCACTCGAGCTTTCGTAAATTACGCAATCCTTTATGTTCCAGGATCCGGAACCAAGCTAGGTTGCGACATGACCTTGTGGAACTTCAAGGGAAAAACATATACCGTCGGACGTCAATACCCGCCGGAACGTCTAAAAGCCGACAAGGCATCTGCAACTCTAAACATTAAGAATGAATATCTCATGGAAAAGAAACCCGGAAAAGGCCATCACGTTCTTTTCTCTGCCGACAAGGATGGGAAATTTCTATTGGATGTAACATTCGAATCTGCAGAAGCAGGAAAAACCATCGGTAACGGGGTCTGGAATGTCGGTTCCGCCAAGATGGGACAATTCGTCCATATCCCCTATGGTCGCGTTTCAGGAAAGATTGCCTATAATGAAGACACCCTCCAGGTGAAGGGATATGCCTACATGGACCAGATTTGGCAAACGGTCCAAGCAACAGACATAGCTGCCCGTTCTATCAACATTAGCACAAATGCCCGCTCCCCCCTTTTTGCGGGCCGTATTTCCATGACCAACGACGGAAAGGCAATGGGATACGCCATCTATAACGGTCCCGAAGGCAACCGAGTTGTCACTGCAAAATCCGTTAAGGATGGGGATACAAATTATAGTGGTAAAGGATTCCCCAAAGGGAACCTGAACATCGAATGGAACGACGACACTCCCGCCCTTCAGTTTGCAGCCAACAAGACTTATCAAAAGGCTAGCATTCTGGATAAAATTGACGGCTGGTTTGCAAAGAAAGCCTTCAAAGTTGCCGCCGGCGGAGAAGTGTTCTTCTATCGAGGTCGTTCCGACGGTAGCCACGGTAAAAAGATTGATTGGTGTATTACAGGAGCCAAGGACTAATGACAAAATTTCGCCCTTGCATTGACCTTCACGATGGCAAAGTAAAGCAGATCGTAGGTAGCTCCCTGAGCGATTCAGGAGCGGGTCTAAAGACCAATTTCGAGACAGACAGGTCTCCTGCATGGTTTGCAGAATTATACAAGAAGGACCACATCAAGGGTGGTCATGTTATCATGTTGGGCAAAGGTAACGTGGAAGCCGCTAAAACAGCCCTTGCAGCTTATCCAGGTGGTCTCCAAGTTGGAGGCGGTATTACAGCGGACAACGCAAAGGAATACCTGGATGCTGGAGCAAGCCATGTAATTGTCACCAGCTGGATTTTTCCAGAAGGAAAGCTGGATATGGAGCGCCTGAACCGATTGGTATCTACCGTTGGCAAGGATCGCCTTGTATTGGATTTGAGTTGCAAGCGCACAGGCGTAGATGCCAATGGCAAGCCCCAGTGGAGCATCGCCATCAATCGCTGGCAGACTCTCATCGACATCCAGATTACTTCTGAAACACTGAACGAACTTGCCCGCTACTGCGACGAGTTCCTTGTTCACGCCGCAGACGTTGAAGGAAAACAGCAGGGGATGGACGATGACTTAATCCGTTTCCTGGCAAAGGAAAGTCCCATTCCTGTAACCTATGCAGGCGGAGCCAAGTCCTTAGCGGACCTTCAGCATTGTAAAGAAATTTCCGGCGGAAAAATTGACTTGACCATCGGAAGTGCCCTGGACCTTTTTGGTGGTAACGGCGTTAAATATGACGAATGCGTCAAGTTCAATGAAGGGACGTAACATGAGCAACAAGCTTAAGCCTACAGATCAATTGGACACCCGTCCCCCCATCTACGGCCGTACGGTAACAAGTACCTTTTCCAAAAGCTACGGAATCAAGCACAAGCCGCCAGGAAACATTCGCACCTGCTGGATTCCGCCCATCGTTTTTGGTTCAGCTCTGTTAAACCTTCCAAGACTTTTGAAGTTGCGTTCCTACTTAAAGAAGGAACGCAAGGCAAGACTTTCAAAGAACCCTGACGATATCAGCGTACTTTATTACTCCGACAACCTGGACGAGACCAACGGCATCGCAAACAACCTGCGTAACGTCATTCCCTATATGCGCGCTCATGGTCTAAAGGCATTCCTTGCAGGAAACGCTTTCAACACCCGTCCCTGCGGTGTTGTAGAAAACAGCTACTGCATGCTTCTGCCCCGTATGTTCAGTATGGAACAGTTGGGATACGCCAACAGCGAACTGGCAATTCCTCGCGTAAGCCCCGTATTACGTCTGCTGAAACGATATCCCATAGACATCGTAGAACTGGAAACACCGTCTCCTGGAGCATGGCTTATTTGCATTTGCGCAAAGCTTGCCGGCATCAAGGTCATGAGCCACTACCGCACCGATGTTCCCCAGTATACACGTACTTTGGTGAAGGCCAAGTGGATGCACTACTACGTGCTGAAGCTAATGCAAATTTTCTACTGGATGGCACGTCCAGTCATTAGTCCCTGCGACGACTATTCCGATGCGCTGGTAAACGAGCTGAAAGTCCCCAGAGAGCAGGTACGTCTGATGCCCCGCGGCCTCCCGCTAGAAAGATTCCAACCCGAAAGTCGCAGTAAGGGTGTTTGGGAAAAATACGGATGCAGCCGAGAACAGCGTCCAGTTCGTTTTGCTTTCATTGGACGAATTTCCAAGGAAAAGAATCTTGAATTCCTAAACAACGTATGGAAGAAATTCGCTGCACACCATAACGACGTGGAACTGATGTACGTTGGTTACGGATGGTATCTTGAAGAAATCAAGAAGTTCTTTGAAGGTGATGACAGCGTTCACTTTGCAGGCGAGCAAGGAGGCGAGACCCTTTCCAGCCTCTATGCAGATGCAGACTTTTTCCTGTTCCCCAGTACTACGGATACCTTCGGAAACGTGGTGGTGGAAGCCATGTCCACAGGCACCCCCGCCATCGTCAGCAACTATGGCGGTCCCCGCAACATTGTCGAAAACGAGAAATACGGAAAGATTCTTCCTATCGAAGAAGATAAATGGATCGAAGCTTTGGAAGAATGCCGTAAGATGAAACTGGAAAAGCCTGAAGAATACGAACTGATGCGCAAGAACTGCCACGAACGCAGTAAACGCTACACTCTGGAAAATTCCAGCAAGGCCCAGTTTGAATATTTCCGTCAAGTAGCTAAGGACTTCTACAAGCTGTAAGATTCTAGGAATAAGGCGCGATCTTTCAGCCGTGTGGGTCAACGCAAAAATGGATTCCCAGGAACTAAAAGAACTTCGCAATTGGTTTTTAAAAAACGCCGCAGCACTGCCGTGGCGTCCTCTTGACTTGGAAACGGCCAGAGATCCCTACACTGTATGGATTAGCGAAACCATGCTGCAACAGACCCAGGTTGCAACAGTCATGGATTATTTCACCCGATGGATGAAGCGGTTTCCTGACATCGCCACACTGGCCGCCGCTAGCGAGGAAGATGTCTTTAAGTACTGGCAAGGATTGGGCTATTACAGCAGGGCACGAAATATCCTTAAAACAGCTCAACAAATTGCAGGCATTGAGCAACCCGCAAAATCGTGCCACGAACTGCCCCGGACCCGAAAGGAACTGGAAGCATTGCCAGGCATTGGCGCGTACACTGCTGGAGCCATCCTGAGTCTTGCATACCACCAGAGGGAAGCTATTCTAGACGGAAATCTTGTAAGGATTTTTTCCCGCTACCTTTTGCTGGATTTCCTCCCTACAGACAAGCGCCCTGCAGGTTCCAACGAACCTAATTGCAGCGAAACCTATTGGGATTACGCCCGACAGGTGGCGGATCATCCAAAAGCTTATTTGCATAACGAAGCCCTGATGGAACTGGGCCGCAGAGTCTGCAAGGTGAAAAATCCGGATTGCAGAAACTGCCCGCTGAAAGGCGGCTGCAAGGCATTTGCCCAGAACAGGACCGAGGAATATCCTCCCGCAAAAAAACATATCCAGAAAGATTGGCACGGAACCGTTCTTATTGTGGAAAGTTCCGACGGAAAAATTCTCGCCGTTCACGGTGGTCAGAAGTTCTTCAACAACCAGATAACGCTCCCCCACTTTGAATCCCAGAAAAGTGCGGCAGCAGGATTGCCTGGCCAGGCGGAATCGTTTGTCAACGCGGATCAAGTGAAGGACGTTTCTGCGGTAGGATCCTTCAAGCACAATATTACGGTTCACAAAATGACTTGCGACGTACTTCACGTGCAGTTGGATGTAACCGCAAAAGTTGCATCTAAAGT
The Fibrobacter sp. UWR4 DNA segment above includes these coding regions:
- a CDS encoding adenylate/guanylate cyclase domain-containing protein, with the protein product MAMTRLTQRKFKALCFYMFSWVFVVIGVTSLLTYGSSSGMNMDKVMLMLQLSMLMGLSHGIYDVVILQDEMDRRPVIAALLIRSSFFMASICANLILCIVIWKIDRENGIINVASVTKIREIFKEPSTHIQIVSLFILGHLITFVRSVHKKFGTRVFVNTLLGKYQDPKEEDLVFMFMDLKNSTTICEELGNVKYSNFIRDYYKLLSNCCEENQGEIYQIAGDGAFLTWKTAACKHKARPLNCFFDFKDALFHTQRKFLKRYGVAPDFKAAVHCGKVISTEVGNFGSEMAYHGDVLNTTSRIQSLCTKLGQDFLISEDFFAQLPLPLPHRFICTKAGSFELKGKKNAIMIFSLQIP
- a CDS encoding DNA repair helicase XPB — its product is MNPNGAIIVQSNMEIMVEVDAPTYEAARDAIAPFTELVKSPEHLHTYKISPLSLWNAASTGLRAKEVLERLESQSRYPIPQTVITEVEDYMGRYGLLRMKKDDGDNLIVESDDKFMFTEICKLKEVEPYIKEFIDDTHAIVDPERRGHLKMALTNAGFPVEDLAGYTVGDPLPIKLRDTMLSGKEFKLRDYQKEAAQVFYASGSEKGGSGVIVLPCGSGKTVIGIATMALIQTKTLILTPNISASRQWIREICDKTDLTPDMVKEYSGEVKEIGPVTVATYQILTQRKRAKKANEEVTEIDLEEGSEEEVKKELANFPLFSQQKWGLMIYDEVHLLPAPVFRLSTEMQATRRLGLTATLVREDHKETEVFSLIGPKKYDIPWRILEAQGWIATADCNEIRIPLEAEMKMKYALAPVREKITLASCNPEKTDIVQRLLKYYDKPDDRVLIIGQYIEQLENLSKVLDIPLITGKTPNKERDVLYAKFRDGTLKNLMVSKVGNFAIDLPDANVLIQISGTFGSRQEEAQRLGRVLRPKSDGGAAHFYSIVTQDSKEQEFAMNRQLFLTEQGYAYKIIKRGDWDILCRTPEELAARQ
- the aroE gene encoding shikimate dehydrogenase translates to MSQQKINGKTETLCIFGYPVGHSKSPLMHNALFDALGINAAYLPYAPEPENLAEAIKGFRALRFRGANVTIPYKTPVMDLVDELSDISRFTGSVNTLYWKDGNVGGILCGTTTDPYGCIRNLEEFGVTPQNTTIALLGNGGAAKAIAYALVEMGNQVTIVCRNLDKGLALSDSLNKFFDGRAKEVQAVTFQDFYAVSPDINIIINATSVGMTPNVDESPLTMKDLHSHQTVCDIVYTPLCTKLLQMAEEKGCKIVTGEGMLVHQGIESFRKWFPKETQDKTNDELAAIMRKGMQG
- the aroB gene encoding 3-dehydroquinate synthase, encoding MKHIFFTGFMASGKSRTGRALADRLHRPYVDTDAVIVERAGKTISEIFEQDGEPKFREMEREVVAEFACKEEPHVISLGGGALTQAANLKVIRENGTIIRLWAKPEVLSERIGRKNTRPLLANLSDEERLEKIKQMLKEREPNYAHADFSVESSNEFTEEHVIEKILHILNFWENHALDVLPSSGGRYPIFIGKNIVSDVGVMLEGLRLTPKYEFLVCTDTNIAKAQSRTLGDLRNQAGRCPVFKFQAGEKNKTLHNLNQLYSFMLHRGYTRKSCLLQFSGGVVGDMAGFGAATYQRGIPFIQFPTTLLSMVDSSVGGKVAVNHPEGKNMIGAFYQPEAVVCDMAVLSTLPENEYLAGLAEIVKYGVIYDEEFFRYMEDHVAEIKAHNLDVLKHLIYRSCAIKAEVVGIDEKEAGLRAILNYGHTFGHAIENLTHYTTYTHGIAVSLGMRVAARASVLLGMITKEEEARHNKLMDDLGFPTTYNINVDAAWDAMAVDKKAEKGTRVYILPTKIGAVKKVTNIDKQIVAQSWEAIRG
- a CDS encoding GDP-mannose 4,6-dehydratase codes for the protein MSILVTGGTGALGYHILSSLCGTSHDLYSFSDEQPQPWQKVEGASYLNGDLLNFKDVLEMLQKVNPTHIYHLASQSSVGLSYMKPNETLNINLMGTQNLLEAARQVCPKAKIMLLSSSEIYGRTEKNLTYLHKEVDPPNPLTPYATSKACMELLGNQFRNANGLHVVFVRPFYFTGPHHSRRFVIPSIAYQLVKIKYYGAEPIIYSGSLDVSRDIIDVRDVARGMIQILNQADSGEVYNLCCGKSYTIREVVEMMVDIADVSVDFRFDPGYERRNEIPLLIGDPSKVMDIGWKPMISMEDSLTDLFNEMVLRRRIELKMGMGKDLRL
- the hisA gene encoding phosphoribosylformimino-5-aminoimidazole carboxamide ribotide isomerase, which encodes MTKFRPCIDLHDGKVKQIVGSSLSDSGAGLKTNFETDRSPAWFAELYKKDHIKGGHVIMLGKGNVEAAKTALAAYPGGLQVGGGITADNAKEYLDAGASHVIVTSWIFPEGKLDMERLNRLVSTVGKDRLVLDLSCKRTGVDANGKPQWSIAINRWQTLIDIQITSETLNELARYCDEFLVHAADVEGKQQGMDDDLIRFLAKESPIPVTYAGGAKSLADLQHCKEISGGKIDLTIGSALDLFGGNGVKYDECVKFNEGT
- a CDS encoding glycosyltransferase yields the protein MSNKLKPTDQLDTRPPIYGRTVTSTFSKSYGIKHKPPGNIRTCWIPPIVFGSALLNLPRLLKLRSYLKKERKARLSKNPDDISVLYYSDNLDETNGIANNLRNVIPYMRAHGLKAFLAGNAFNTRPCGVVENSYCMLLPRMFSMEQLGYANSELAIPRVSPVLRLLKRYPIDIVELETPSPGAWLICICAKLAGIKVMSHYRTDVPQYTRTLVKAKWMHYYVLKLMQIFYWMARPVISPCDDYSDALVNELKVPREQVRLMPRGLPLERFQPESRSKGVWEKYGCSREQRPVRFAFIGRISKEKNLEFLNNVWKKFAAHHNDVELMYVGYGWYLEEIKKFFEGDDSVHFAGEQGGETLSSLYADADFFLFPSTTDTFGNVVVEAMSTGTPAIVSNYGGPRNIVENEKYGKILPIEEDKWIEALEECRKMKLEKPEEYELMRKNCHERSKRYTLENSSKAQFEYFRQVAKDFYKL
- a CDS encoding A/G-specific adenine glycosylase is translated as MWVNAKMDSQELKELRNWFLKNAAALPWRPLDLETARDPYTVWISETMLQQTQVATVMDYFTRWMKRFPDIATLAAASEEDVFKYWQGLGYYSRARNILKTAQQIAGIEQPAKSCHELPRTRKELEALPGIGAYTAGAILSLAYHQREAILDGNLVRIFSRYLLLDFLPTDKRPAGSNEPNCSETYWDYARQVADHPKAYLHNEALMELGRRVCKVKNPDCRNCPLKGGCKAFAQNRTEEYPPAKKHIQKDWHGTVLIVESSDGKILAVHGGQKFFNNQITLPHFESQKSAAAGLPGQAESFVNADQVKDVSAVGSFKHNITVHKMTCDVLHVQLDVTAKVASKVFSNHKTDSTGGTQKKAVYSWVEKKAAHETFASTFCLKSLKLLEA